Proteins co-encoded in one Planctomycetaceae bacterium genomic window:
- the pnp gene encoding polyribonucleotide nucleotidyltransferase: MKKVEVSCEFGGRTLSLASGELAKQASGAVMIQFGETSVFVAAQTGPSRPGVDFFPLTVDYRERLAAAGKFAGGYLKREGRPTTREILTCRLTDRPIRPLFPKGFRDEVQIQSNVMSSDGENDPDVLSINGASAALMVSGMPFRGPIAAVRLGLVDGELVLMPTVQQMADSKLDLIVAGSKKAILMIEGFAAQMPEKEMGDAIMYAHQYIQQLCDLQTDLAKQMGVEPAAQPEPEANPFDEILKTEAYARLKDAKATLMKHERADRVRDLKTELLEKFFPAEAEVTSDGLTRSQFAGAFYKLESRVVRDLILAGTRLDGRKSHEMRQVTCEVGKLPRVHGSAVFTRGETQSLATVALGTTRDQQRGDGLFGETSDRFMLHYYFPSFSVGECRPIRGPGRREIGHGCLAERSVAPVIPAPDKFPYTIRVISDILESNGSSSMASVCSATLSLMDAGVPIQQPVAGISIGLVDEGDRYTLLTDIMGDEDHFGDMDFKVAGTGRGVTGIQLDLKTDGISEAIIRDTLEQALRARKELLRQMLTAIRRPRQSVSEFAPKLVQTSINPEKIGLLIGPGGKTIRAIQEESGAQIDIAEDGTVTISAANGAAADAALARIEALTEDIQVGRIYKGRVTSIKDFGAFIEIAPGKDGLCHISELSDGFVKNVTDVCRMGDVLEVKVIAVDDQNRVKLSRKAVLAETGGGGDDDDDDDFEDDE; the protein is encoded by the coding sequence GTGAAGAAAGTTGAAGTAAGTTGTGAATTCGGAGGCCGTACGCTTTCTCTGGCTTCCGGTGAGCTGGCAAAGCAAGCCAGCGGCGCTGTCATGATTCAGTTTGGCGAAACCAGTGTGTTTGTCGCCGCTCAGACCGGACCCTCACGTCCGGGTGTCGACTTCTTCCCGTTGACCGTCGACTACCGGGAGCGCCTGGCCGCGGCCGGAAAATTCGCCGGCGGGTATCTCAAACGGGAAGGCCGCCCGACGACGCGCGAAATCCTGACGTGCCGCCTGACGGACCGCCCCATCCGTCCCCTGTTCCCGAAGGGTTTCCGGGACGAGGTGCAGATTCAGTCCAACGTCATGTCCAGCGATGGGGAGAACGATCCCGACGTACTGAGCATCAACGGAGCCAGTGCGGCGCTGATGGTCTCCGGAATGCCGTTTCGCGGACCAATCGCCGCGGTGCGACTCGGGCTGGTCGACGGCGAACTGGTATTGATGCCCACGGTGCAGCAGATGGCCGACAGCAAGCTGGACCTGATCGTCGCAGGATCAAAGAAGGCGATTCTGATGATCGAAGGCTTTGCCGCTCAGATGCCCGAAAAGGAAATGGGCGACGCGATTATGTACGCCCATCAGTACATTCAGCAGTTGTGTGACCTGCAGACGGACCTGGCAAAGCAGATGGGTGTCGAACCGGCTGCTCAGCCGGAACCCGAAGCGAACCCGTTTGATGAGATCCTCAAGACAGAAGCCTACGCCCGACTGAAAGACGCGAAGGCGACACTGATGAAGCACGAACGCGCCGATCGGGTCCGCGACCTGAAAACGGAGCTTCTGGAAAAGTTCTTCCCTGCCGAAGCGGAAGTAACATCGGACGGGCTGACTCGAAGTCAATTTGCCGGTGCGTTCTATAAGCTGGAATCGCGAGTCGTCCGGGATTTGATTCTGGCCGGCACACGTCTGGATGGACGTAAGTCTCACGAAATGCGACAGGTGACCTGCGAAGTCGGAAAGCTGCCTCGTGTTCACGGGTCTGCTGTGTTCACGCGCGGCGAGACTCAGTCACTGGCTACGGTGGCTCTGGGAACGACTCGCGACCAGCAGCGCGGCGACGGACTGTTCGGAGAAACGTCCGACCGGTTCATGCTGCACTATTATTTTCCATCCTTCTCTGTGGGTGAATGCCGTCCGATCCGCGGACCGGGCCGACGCGAAATCGGGCACGGGTGTCTGGCGGAACGCTCGGTCGCTCCCGTCATTCCCGCGCCCGACAAGTTTCCCTACACCATTCGGGTGATTTCAGACATTCTGGAATCGAACGGCAGCAGTTCCATGGCCTCGGTCTGCAGTGCGACGCTGAGCCTGATGGACGCCGGTGTGCCGATTCAGCAGCCGGTTGCCGGAATTTCCATCGGGCTGGTTGACGAAGGCGACCGGTACACTCTGCTGACGGACATCATGGGTGACGAAGATCACTTCGGCGACATGGACTTCAAGGTCGCGGGGACGGGCCGGGGTGTGACCGGCATTCAGCTCGACCTGAAAACCGACGGGATCAGCGAGGCGATCATTCGCGACACGCTGGAACAGGCACTGCGAGCTCGCAAGGAACTGCTGCGTCAGATGCTGACGGCGATTCGCAGGCCGCGGCAGTCCGTATCGGAGTTCGCTCCCAAGCTGGTACAGACGTCGATCAATCCCGAGAAGATCGGCCTGCTGATCGGTCCGGGAGGCAAGACGATTCGTGCCATTCAGGAGGAATCCGGTGCTCAGATCGACATTGCGGAAGACGGCACCGTGACGATTTCCGCAGCGAACGGAGCGGCTGCGGACGCTGCTCTGGCCCGCATCGAAGCCCTGACGGAAGACATTCAGGTCGGCAGGATCTACAAGGGCCGTGTGACATCCATCAAGGATTTCGGTGCCTTCATCGAAATTGCACCCGGCAAGGATGGCTTGTGTCACATCAGTGAACTGTCGGATGGCTTCGTGAAAAATGTCACCGACGTTTGCAGGATGGGTGACGTCCTGGAAGTCAAAGTCATAGCCGTGGACGATCAGAACCGCGTCAAGCTGTCTCGCAAGGCCGTTTTGGCGGAAACCGGTGGCGGTGGTGACGATGATGACGACGACGATTTTGAAGACGACGAATAG
- the rpsO gene encoding 30S ribosomal protein S15, whose protein sequence is MSITPEVKRGLIKEFGQTANDTGSPRVQIAVLTHQIQTLTEHLRMHKKDHAGRRGLLSMVGRRRRLLDYLKHKSPEQYVEMITRLGIRK, encoded by the coding sequence ATGTCAATTACCCCGGAAGTGAAGAGGGGGCTGATCAAGGAATTTGGTCAAACCGCGAATGATACCGGGTCGCCGCGTGTACAAATCGCCGTGCTGACTCATCAGATTCAGACGCTGACCGAACATCTTCGGATGCATAAGAAGGATCACGCCGGGCGGCGCGGTCTGTTGTCAATGGTCGGGCGTCGGCGACGGCTGCTGGACTACCTGAAGCATAAGTCTCCGGAACAGTATGTGGAGATGATTACTCGCCTTGGAATTCGCAAGTAA
- a CDS encoding universal stress protein yields the protein MPWKPTAPVVVPVDFSPMSSKALAVAADAVEDLSQLYVVHVAKHLDHISIELTGDAHGAESIRSIRQHLSDLVQQHGLSEAHQIVLEGRAGHEIASYADRISAGLIVIPSHGYHGAKRMLLGSVAEQVIRHAHCPVLVVRRTDAE from the coding sequence ATGCCCTGGAAGCCCACAGCTCCCGTCGTTGTACCGGTTGACTTTTCTCCGATGTCGTCCAAGGCGCTGGCTGTCGCGGCCGACGCGGTGGAGGATCTGTCGCAGCTCTATGTCGTCCACGTGGCGAAGCACCTGGACCACATCTCCATCGAACTGACCGGCGACGCCCACGGGGCCGAGTCAATCAGGTCGATCCGCCAGCACCTGAGTGATCTTGTGCAGCAGCATGGTCTGTCCGAAGCACACCAGATCGTTCTTGAAGGCCGCGCCGGACACGAAATTGCTTCGTACGCGGACCGGATCAGTGCCGGGCTGATCGTGATTCCGTCGCACGGTTATCACGGTGCCAAACGGATGCTGCTGGGTTCCGTGGCGGAACAGGTCATTCGCCACGCTCATTGTCCGGTGCTGGTTGTGCGGCGGACCGATGCTGAATAG